A window of the Streptomyces sp. NBC_01351 genome harbors these coding sequences:
- a CDS encoding non-ribosomal peptide synthetase — MSRNREETAAGRPMDSCVHELFEEWAARTPDATALVSGAGAMSYAELDRRANRLARHLVARGARPGAVAGIHLERGPELVVAVLAVLKAGLAFTMLDLQFPTARLADVADRAGMELMVSRDELLAPWADRLPDLVIRLDEEQHADADPGTDGDGGVGPLGRRAHPESPAVVMFTSGSTGEPKGIVAPHRAVVGTLLEQDFAFFRSDEVWLQCSPVSWDAFLLELFGPLLTGAACVLQPGDRPDPAVIADLVARHSVTTLYVSAGLLNFLVDEYPEVFDRVGQVMSGGEAASRVHVGKLLTRRPDLRLVNGYGPAESMIFAVTHTISPADAHASSVPIGLPLADKPVYVLDERLEPVPAGTTGELYIAGVGLAHGYVGRPALTSERFVACPFGVPGEVMYRTGDLVRWTPTGVLEYQGRADDQVKIRGFRIEPGEVEAAVAARPGVARAAVVVREDRPGDKRLVAYLVPTAGDTVDTRALREELAGLLPEYMVPSVLIVLDALPLTGNGKLDRRALPAPDFTTLAGTGRPPRTPEERTLCELIAGVLGLDSVSAEDDFFELGGHSLLATRLISRIRSVCGAEIPLPVVFEERTAAGLARHLGDARGARPALVAREDRSATVPLSSAQRRLWLLDGMEERAGYNVPWALHLTGPLDAPALRLALTDVIGRHEVLRGVITVVDEEPRQRILPIDEVRLDLAAEVCAPDELDRRVEAVACEPFDLARDLPLRARLFSVGAEEHVLALVLHHMVFDGWSTAPFLRDLGVAYAARVAGQAPEWDALPVRYADYTLWQRELLAGGPDSLLERQTDYWRGALAGLPDELTLPFDRTRPLLSSYQGGVVEFALPADLHERLTGIARESRATLFMVLQAAVAALLSRLGAGTDVPLGTPVAGRGDEALDGLVGFFVNTLVLRTDLTGDPSFRELLDRVREADLAAFAHQDLPFDRLVEELNPARSAARHPLFQVLFALQNYADERPELRGLDAELRRVATGAAKFDLQVEMLERSTEDGRCAGVTGRLEYARDLFDHSTVELLARRLVLVLETLAENLDHPVNALPVLLPEERHRTLVEWNDTTTDYPADQGVHQLFEERAAATPDAVALVFDDQQTTYAQLDARANRLAHHLIAAGVTRGDVVGVHIERSPRMVIGLLAALKAGAAFTMLDVDYPAERLSGLLDRTDAAAVLHTAERAGQLTHPTARFVDLDAEADGIAARPGHSPALSFHREDPAVVMFTSGSSGTPKGVIAPHRAIVRTLRAQDFLAFAPDEVWLQSVPVSWDIFILELFGPLLTGACCVLQPGQKPDAVVLSELVDRHSVTTTWFSAGLFSVLVDEYPDVFAGSLRQVITGGEAPSISHLLRIVDSRPEVRLVNGYGPAESMVITNAHQIGAHDRGTPSVPIGVPLANTRVHVLDDRLEPVPGGVVGELYVSGDGLAHGYVGQPALTAERFVACPFGAPGKVMYRTGDLVRWRADGQIEYVGRGDFQVKIRGFRIEPGEVEAAVAARPGVTRSAVVVREDEPGEKRLVAYVVPRAGTSLDGRTLREELAGLLPEYMVPSAVVVLDELPLTGNGKLDRRALPAPDFATLAGAGRAPRTPRETILCGLFAEVLGLRSVSVDDNFFEVGGHSLLATRLTSRIRAALGVEIGLRALFETPTVAGLAQQLGRAEAELRPALTAVEHSGEVPLSSAQLRLWLIDRVQGPWSNYNAPMLFGLSGPVDLVALDGALRDVTARHDTLRTVFPADAADRPRQEVRPVPGTVLRVVDVPAGADASALATEAARRPFDLAAELPFRAELFSEGGTEHVLALTSHHIVSDGWSFGVLSRDLGVAYAARTAGQAPEWDALPVRYADYTHWQQQLLAGGPGSLLERQTDYWRDALAGLPEELTLPFDRLRPMVASYQGGVVEFALPADLHDRLTGIARESRATLFMVLQAALAALLSRLGAGTDVPLGTPVAGRGDEALDGLVGFFVNTLVLRTDLSGDPSFRELLDRVREADLAAFAHQDLPFDRLVEELNPTRSAARHPLFQVLFALQNTAEARLDLPGVEARALAVSTGGAKFDLQVEMFERSTEDGRCAGVTGRLEYARDLFDHSTVELLARRLVLVLETLAENLDHPVDSLPVLLPEERHRTLVEWNETTTDYPADRGVHQLFEEQAAATPDAIALVFEDEQTTYAELDARANRLAHRLIAAGVRPGGSVALLMERSPELVTAVLAVLKAGAAYVPLPTAWPEHRMGVVVEETGARVLLTDHGHSGAGFAVGHAARGLPVLVVRAESAAAAGAGAGAGASGADGVLLDPGTPGLDTPAERVAYVMYTSGSTGRPKGVAVSHRNVVSLATDRCWLGGNQERVLFHSPYAFDAATYELWTPLLAGDRVIVAPPGELGVEELARVVDERGVTALFVTAALFNLLVEVPEASFTGLREIWSGGEAASTKAMATVRSRFPWVTVVNGYGPTETTTFATRHLVGEVTANVPIGAPLDNHRAYVLDGALRPVPVGVVGELYLAGAGLAHGYVNRPALTAERFTACPFGEPGERMYRTGDLVRWTPTGVLEYQGRADDQVKIRGFRIEPGEVEAAVATRPGVARAAVIVREDRPGDKRLVAYVVPTAENAVDTRALREELAGLLPEYMVPSAVVVLDELPLTGNGKLDRRALPAPDFTTLAGAGRAPRTPREKVLCELFAEVLGVTSVSVDDNFFELGGHSLLATRLTSGVRAALGVELGLRALFERPTVAGLVAHLDSAPAGGRARPALRPRLMARSAAGPVGTAG; from the coding sequence ATGTCCCGAAACCGTGAGGAGACGGCCGCAGGCCGCCCGATGGATTCCTGCGTGCACGAACTGTTCGAGGAGTGGGCCGCACGGACCCCCGACGCGACAGCGCTGGTCTCCGGGGCCGGGGCGATGAGCTACGCCGAACTGGACCGGCGGGCCAACCGGCTCGCCCGGCACCTCGTCGCCCGGGGCGCCCGTCCCGGCGCGGTGGCGGGCATCCACCTGGAACGCGGCCCGGAGCTCGTCGTCGCCGTTCTCGCCGTCCTCAAGGCCGGCCTCGCCTTCACCATGCTCGACCTCCAGTTCCCCACCGCCCGGCTGGCCGACGTGGCCGACCGGGCCGGCATGGAGCTGATGGTCAGCCGGGACGAGCTGCTCGCCCCCTGGGCGGACCGGCTGCCCGACCTCGTGATCCGCCTCGACGAGGAACAGCACGCGGACGCGGACCCCGGCACGGACGGGGACGGCGGCGTCGGGCCCCTCGGCCGGCGGGCCCACCCCGAGAGCCCCGCCGTGGTCATGTTCACCTCCGGCTCCACCGGCGAGCCCAAGGGCATCGTCGCCCCGCACCGCGCGGTCGTCGGCACCCTGCTGGAGCAGGACTTCGCCTTCTTCCGCAGCGACGAGGTGTGGCTCCAGTGCTCCCCGGTCTCCTGGGACGCCTTCCTCCTCGAACTCTTCGGACCGCTCCTGACCGGCGCCGCCTGCGTGCTGCAGCCGGGCGACCGGCCCGATCCGGCCGTCATCGCCGATCTGGTCGCCCGGCACTCCGTCACCACCCTCTACGTGTCCGCCGGTCTCCTGAACTTCCTGGTCGACGAGTACCCGGAGGTCTTCGACCGGGTCGGTCAGGTCATGAGCGGCGGCGAGGCCGCCTCCCGCGTGCACGTCGGGAAGCTGCTGACCCGCCGGCCCGACCTGCGGCTCGTCAACGGCTACGGGCCGGCCGAGAGCATGATCTTCGCCGTCACCCACACGATCTCCCCGGCCGACGCGCACGCCTCCTCCGTCCCCATCGGCCTGCCGCTCGCCGACAAGCCGGTGTACGTCCTGGACGAGCGGCTGGAGCCCGTACCCGCCGGCACGACCGGCGAGCTGTACATAGCGGGCGTCGGACTGGCCCACGGTTACGTCGGGCGCCCCGCCCTCACCTCCGAGCGGTTCGTGGCCTGCCCCTTCGGCGTCCCCGGCGAAGTGATGTACCGCACGGGCGACCTGGTGCGGTGGACGCCCACGGGCGTACTGGAATACCAGGGCCGCGCCGACGACCAGGTGAAGATCCGCGGCTTCCGCATCGAACCCGGCGAAGTCGAAGCCGCCGTGGCGGCCCGCCCCGGCGTGGCCCGCGCGGCCGTCGTCGTCCGCGAGGACCGGCCCGGCGACAAACGACTCGTCGCCTACCTCGTACCCACGGCCGGAGACACCGTCGACACCCGCGCCCTGCGCGAGGAACTCGCCGGACTCCTGCCCGAGTACATGGTCCCCTCCGTCCTCATCGTCCTCGACGCGCTGCCCCTGACCGGAAACGGGAAGCTCGACCGACGCGCCCTGCCCGCCCCCGACTTCACCACCCTCGCCGGCACCGGCCGCCCCCCGCGCACGCCCGAGGAGCGGACCCTCTGCGAGCTGATCGCGGGGGTCCTCGGCCTCGACTCCGTCTCCGCCGAAGACGACTTCTTCGAGCTGGGCGGCCACTCCCTGCTCGCCACCCGCCTGATCAGCCGGATCCGCTCGGTGTGCGGCGCCGAGATACCCCTGCCCGTCGTCTTCGAGGAGCGCACGGCCGCCGGGCTGGCCCGGCACCTGGGCGACGCGCGCGGCGCCCGGCCCGCCCTGGTCGCCCGGGAGGACCGGTCCGCGACCGTGCCGTTGTCCTCCGCGCAGCGCCGGCTGTGGCTGCTCGACGGGATGGAGGAGCGCGCCGGCTACAACGTGCCCTGGGCACTGCACCTGACCGGCCCGCTCGACGCGCCGGCCCTCCGGCTCGCCCTCACCGACGTGATCGGCCGGCACGAGGTGCTGCGCGGGGTGATCACCGTCGTCGACGAGGAGCCCCGCCAGCGGATCCTGCCCATTGACGAGGTCCGCCTCGACCTCGCGGCGGAGGTCTGCGCGCCCGACGAGCTGGATCGCCGGGTCGAGGCCGTGGCCTGCGAGCCCTTCGACCTCGCCCGCGACCTGCCCCTGCGGGCCCGGCTGTTCTCCGTCGGCGCCGAAGAGCACGTGCTCGCCCTCGTCCTGCACCACATGGTCTTCGACGGCTGGTCCACAGCCCCCTTCCTGCGTGACCTCGGAGTGGCGTACGCGGCCCGGGTGGCGGGCCAGGCTCCCGAGTGGGACGCCCTGCCCGTGCGGTACGCCGACTACACCCTCTGGCAGCGGGAACTGCTCGCCGGCGGACCCGACAGCCTGCTGGAACGCCAGACCGACTACTGGCGCGGTGCCCTGGCCGGACTCCCGGACGAGCTGACGCTGCCCTTCGACCGGACGCGCCCCCTCCTCTCCTCCTACCAGGGCGGCGTCGTCGAGTTCGCGCTCCCGGCCGACCTCCACGAACGCCTGACCGGCATCGCCCGCGAGTCGCGCGCCACGCTCTTCATGGTCCTGCAGGCCGCCGTCGCCGCCCTGCTCTCCCGCCTCGGCGCCGGAACCGACGTACCGCTCGGCACCCCCGTCGCCGGACGCGGCGACGAAGCCCTGGACGGACTGGTCGGCTTCTTCGTGAACACCCTCGTCCTCCGAACCGACCTCACCGGCGACCCCTCCTTCCGGGAACTCCTCGACCGGGTCCGCGAAGCAGACCTCGCCGCCTTCGCCCACCAGGACCTGCCCTTCGACCGACTCGTCGAGGAACTCAACCCGGCTCGGTCAGCGGCCCGGCACCCCCTCTTCCAAGTCCTCTTCGCCCTCCAGAACTACGCCGACGAACGCCCCGAGCTGCGCGGCCTCGACGCCGAACTGCGACGGGTCGCCACCGGCGCCGCCAAGTTCGACCTGCAGGTCGAGATGCTCGAACGGTCCACCGAGGACGGCCGCTGCGCCGGAGTGACCGGCCGACTGGAGTACGCCCGCGACCTCTTCGACCACTCCACCGTCGAACTCCTCGCCCGCCGCCTGGTCCTCGTCCTCGAAACCCTCGCCGAGAACCTCGACCACCCCGTCAACGCCCTCCCCGTCCTCCTCCCCGAGGAACGCCACCGGACCCTCGTCGAATGGAACGACACCACCACCGACTACCCCGCCGACCAGGGCGTCCACCAACTCTTCGAAGAACGCGCCGCCGCCACCCCCGACGCCGTCGCACTCGTCTTCGACGACCAGCAGACCACCTACGCCCAGCTCGACGCCCGCGCCAACCGCCTCGCCCACCACCTCATCGCCGCCGGCGTGACCCGCGGGGACGTCGTCGGCGTCCACATCGAGCGCAGCCCCCGGATGGTCATCGGCCTGCTGGCCGCCCTCAAGGCCGGCGCGGCCTTCACCATGCTCGACGTGGACTACCCCGCCGAGCGGCTCAGCGGCCTCCTCGACAGGACCGATGCCGCCGCCGTCCTCCACACCGCCGAGCGCGCCGGGCAGCTCACCCACCCCACCGCCCGGTTCGTGGACCTCGACGCCGAGGCGGACGGGATCGCCGCCCGGCCCGGCCACTCCCCGGCCCTCTCCTTCCACCGGGAGGACCCGGCGGTGGTCATGTTCACCTCCGGCTCCAGCGGTACCCCCAAGGGCGTGATCGCCCCGCACCGGGCGATCGTGCGCACCCTGCGGGCCCAGGACTTCCTGGCCTTCGCCCCGGACGAGGTGTGGCTCCAGTCCGTCCCCGTCTCCTGGGACATCTTCATCCTCGAACTCTTCGGGCCCCTGCTCACCGGCGCCTGCTGCGTCCTCCAGCCCGGCCAGAAGCCCGACGCCGTCGTCCTCTCCGAGCTGGTCGACCGGCACTCCGTGACCACCACCTGGTTCTCCGCCGGCCTCTTCTCCGTGCTCGTGGACGAGTACCCGGACGTCTTCGCGGGCAGCCTCCGCCAGGTCATCACCGGCGGCGAGGCACCGTCCATCTCCCACCTGCTGCGGATCGTCGACAGCCGGCCGGAGGTCCGTCTCGTCAACGGCTACGGGCCTGCCGAGAGCATGGTCATCACCAACGCCCACCAGATCGGCGCCCACGACCGGGGCACCCCCTCGGTGCCCATCGGCGTCCCCCTGGCCAACACCCGCGTCCACGTCCTCGACGACCGGCTGGAGCCCGTCCCCGGCGGTGTCGTCGGCGAGCTCTACGTCTCCGGCGACGGCCTCGCCCACGGCTACGTCGGACAGCCCGCGCTGACCGCCGAGCGGTTCGTGGCCTGCCCGTTCGGCGCCCCCGGCAAGGTCATGTACCGCACCGGCGACCTGGTGCGCTGGCGCGCCGACGGCCAGATCGAGTACGTCGGGCGCGGCGACTTCCAGGTGAAGATCCGCGGCTTCCGGATCGAGCCCGGCGAGGTCGAGGCGGCCGTGGCCGCCCGGCCCGGCGTGACCCGTTCGGCAGTCGTCGTCCGCGAGGACGAGCCGGGGGAGAAGCGGCTGGTCGCGTACGTCGTGCCCCGGGCCGGTACGAGCCTCGACGGGCGCACGCTGCGCGAGGAGCTGGCCGGGCTGCTGCCCGAGTACATGGTCCCCTCCGCGGTGGTCGTCCTCGACGAACTGCCGCTGACCGGGAACGGGAAGCTCGACCGGCGGGCCCTGCCCGCTCCCGACTTCGCCACCCTCGCCGGCGCCGGCCGCGCCCCGCGCACCCCCCGGGAGACCATCCTGTGCGGGCTGTTCGCCGAGGTGCTGGGGCTGCGCTCGGTCTCGGTCGACGACAACTTCTTCGAGGTGGGCGGCCACTCCCTGCTCGCCACCCGCCTGACCAGCCGGATCCGCGCCGCGCTCGGCGTCGAGATCGGCCTGCGGGCCCTCTTCGAGACGCCCACCGTCGCGGGTCTCGCCCAGCAGCTCGGGCGGGCCGAGGCGGAGCTCCGACCCGCCCTCACGGCCGTCGAGCACTCCGGGGAGGTGCCGCTGTCCTCCGCCCAGCTGCGGCTGTGGCTGATCGACCGGGTCCAGGGCCCGTGGTCGAACTACAACGCGCCGATGCTCTTCGGCCTGAGCGGGCCCGTCGACCTGGTGGCGCTCGACGGCGCCCTGCGCGATGTCACGGCCCGGCACGACACGCTGCGGACCGTCTTCCCCGCCGACGCCGCGGACCGGCCGCGGCAGGAAGTGCGGCCCGTTCCCGGGACCGTGCTGCGCGTGGTGGACGTACCGGCGGGCGCGGACGCGTCCGCACTGGCGACGGAGGCCGCCCGCCGGCCCTTCGACCTGGCGGCCGAACTTCCCTTCCGAGCCGAACTGTTCTCCGAGGGCGGCACGGAGCACGTGCTCGCCCTGACCTCGCACCACATCGTCAGCGACGGCTGGTCCTTCGGCGTCCTCTCCCGTGACCTCGGGGTGGCGTACGCGGCCCGGACGGCGGGCCAGGCTCCCGAGTGGGACGCCCTGCCCGTGCGGTACGCGGACTACACCCACTGGCAGCAGCAACTGCTCGCCGGCGGACCCGGCAGCCTGCTGGAGCGCCAGACCGACTACTGGCGGGATGCCCTGGCCGGACTGCCGGAGGAGCTGACGCTGCCCTTCGACCGGCTGCGTCCCATGGTCGCCTCGTACCAGGGCGGCGTCGTCGAGTTCGCGCTCCCGGCCGACCTCCACGACCGCCTGACCGGGATCGCCCGCGAGTCACGCGCCACGCTCTTCATGGTGCTGCAGGCCGCTCTCGCCGCCCTGCTCTCCCGCCTCGGCGCCGGCACGGACGTGCCGCTGGGCACCCCCGTCGCCGGACGCGGCGACGAAGCCCTGGACGGACTGGTCGGCTTCTTCGTGAACACCCTCGTCCTGCGCACCGACCTCTCCGGCGACCCTTCCTTCCGGGAACTCCTCGACCGGGTCCGCGAAGCAGACCTCGCCGCGTTCGCCCACCAGGACCTGCCCTTCGACCGACTCGTCGAAGAACTCAACCCGACCCGATCCGCCGCCCGACACCCCCTCTTCCAAGTCCTCTTCGCCCTCCAGAACACTGCCGAGGCCCGGCTCGACCTGCCCGGTGTGGAGGCCCGGGCGCTGGCCGTCTCCACCGGTGGCGCCAAGTTCGACCTGCAGGTCGAGATGTTCGAGCGGTCCACCGAGGACGGCCGCTGCGCCGGAGTGACGGGCCGACTGGAGTACGCCCGCGACCTCTTCGACCACTCCACCGTCGAACTCCTCGCCCGCCGCCTGGTCCTCGTCCTCGAAACCCTCGCCGAGAACCTCGACCACCCCGTCGACTCCCTGCCCGTCCTCCTCCCGGAAGAGCGGCACCGGACCCTCGTCGAATGGAACGAGACCACCACCGACTACCCGGCCGACCGCGGCGTGCACCAACTCTTCGAGGAACAGGCCGCCGCCACGCCCGACGCGATCGCACTCGTCTTCGAGGACGAACAGACCACCTACGCCGAACTCGACGCCCGCGCCAACCGCCTCGCCCACCGCCTCATCGCCGCCGGCGTCCGGCCCGGTGGCTCCGTCGCCCTGCTGATGGAGCGGTCCCCCGAGCTGGTCACGGCCGTGCTGGCGGTGCTGAAGGCAGGCGCCGCCTACGTGCCGCTGCCGACGGCGTGGCCGGAGCACCGGATGGGCGTGGTCGTCGAGGAGACCGGCGCCCGGGTGCTGTTGACCGACCACGGGCACAGCGGGGCCGGCTTCGCGGTCGGGCACGCCGCGCGCGGGCTGCCCGTCCTCGTGGTCCGGGCCGAGTCCGCGGCCGCGGCCGGGGCCGGGGCCGGGGCCGGGGCCTCCGGGGCGGACGGGGTCCTCCTCGATCCCGGCACGCCCGGCCTCGACACCCCCGCCGAGCGGGTCGCCTACGTCATGTACACCTCCGGCTCCACCGGCCGGCCCAAGGGCGTGGCGGTCTCGCACCGCAACGTCGTCTCCCTGGCGACGGACCGGTGCTGGCTCGGCGGGAACCAGGAGCGGGTCCTCTTCCACTCCCCGTACGCCTTCGACGCCGCCACCTACGAGCTGTGGACCCCGCTGCTGGCGGGCGACCGCGTGATCGTGGCGCCCCCCGGCGAGCTGGGCGTGGAGGAGCTGGCCCGGGTCGTGGACGAGCGGGGCGTGACCGCGCTCTTCGTGACGGCCGCCCTCTTCAACCTCCTCGTCGAGGTGCCGGAGGCTTCGTTCACAGGCCTGCGGGAGATCTGGTCCGGCGGCGAGGCCGCCTCGACCAAGGCGATGGCCACCGTACGGAGCCGCTTCCCGTGGGTGACCGTCGTGAACGGCTACGGGCCCACCGAGACCACCACCTTCGCGACCCGCCACCTGGTCGGGGAGGTCACGGCGAACGTCCCGATCGGGGCGCCCCTGGACAACCACCGGGCCTACGTCCTCGACGGAGCGCTGCGGCCGGTACCCGTGGGCGTGGTCGGTGAGCTGTACCTCGCGGGCGCCGGGCTGGCCCACGGCTACGTGAACCGCCCCGCACTCACGGCCGAGCGGTTCACGGCCTGCCCCTTCGGGGAGCCGGGGGAGCGGATGTACCGCACGGGCGACCTGGTGCGGTGGACGCCCACGGGCGTACTGGAATACCAGGGCCGCGCCGACGACCAGGTGAAGATCCGCGGCTTCCGCATCGAACCCGGCGAAGTCGAAGCCGCGGTCGCCACCCGGCCCGGGGTGGCCCGCGCGGCCGTCATCGTCCGCGAGGACCGGCCCGGCGACAAACGACTCGTCGCCTACGTGGTGCCCACGGCCGAGAACGCCGTCGACACCCGCGCCCTGCGCGAGGAACTGGCCGGACTCCTGCCCGAGTACATGGTCCCCTCCGCGGTGGTCGTCCTCGACGAACTGCCGCTGACCGGGAACGGAAAGCTCGACCGACGCGCCCTGCCCGCTCCCGACTTCACCACCCTCGCCGGCGCCGGCCGCGCCCCCCGCACCCCCCGGGAGAAGGTCCTGTGCGAGCTCTTCGCCGAGGTGCTGGGGGTGACGTCGGTCTCGGTCGACGACAACTTCTTCGAGCTGGGCGGCCACTCCCTGCTCGCCACCCGCCTGACCAGCGGCGTCCGCGCCGCGCTCGGCGTGGAGCTGGGCCTGCGCGCCCTGTTCGAGCGGCCCACGGTCGCCGGTCTGGTCGCACACCTGGACAGCGCGCCCGCCGGTGGGCGGGCCCGGCCGGCGCTGCGGCCCCGGCTGATGGCCCGCTCGGCGGCGGGACCGGTGGGGACCGCCGGATGA
- the sbnA gene encoding 2,3-diaminopropionate biosynthesis protein SbnA: MTAERVSDASGGNAFLELPHFLPSFDTFVKLEGLNPAGSIKMKAAREMVDAAEAQGLIGPDTRLIESTSGNLGIALASICAARGYPLTVVTDPNANARSLKYVRALGADLVVVTDRDAAGGYLRTRIDLIRRRVAADPRLLWLNQYTNPANVNAHVNHTGPEIFEGFGLPDWLFVGTGTSGTLMGCVRYLRNMGAPTTVVAVDALGSVTFGGPPGRRLLPGLGASRRPEIFHDDGSFLKAVIGEEDTIRACRRVAREYGLLLGGSSGTVLAAVDSFRDRIAPGSRVLAISPDMGDGYLDSIYDDRWVAERFGVGALEPARPVRSPRSPVSQGTLHV, encoded by the coding sequence GTGACAGCTGAGCGGGTTTCCGATGCCAGCGGTGGGAACGCCTTCCTCGAACTGCCGCATTTCCTTCCGTCCTTCGACACCTTCGTCAAATTGGAGGGGCTCAACCCTGCCGGATCCATCAAGATGAAGGCCGCCCGGGAAATGGTGGACGCGGCGGAGGCGCAGGGCCTCATAGGGCCCGACACACGGCTGATCGAATCGACTTCGGGGAATCTCGGGATCGCCCTCGCCTCGATCTGCGCCGCCCGGGGATATCCGCTCACCGTGGTGACGGACCCGAACGCCAACGCGCGCAGCCTGAAGTACGTCCGGGCCCTGGGCGCCGATCTCGTCGTCGTGACGGACCGGGACGCCGCCGGCGGCTACCTGCGGACCCGCATCGACCTGATCCGGCGCCGGGTCGCCGCCGACCCCCGGCTGCTGTGGCTGAACCAGTACACCAACCCCGCCAACGTGAACGCCCACGTCAACCACACCGGGCCGGAGATCTTCGAGGGCTTCGGGCTGCCCGACTGGCTGTTCGTGGGCACGGGCACCTCCGGCACCCTGATGGGCTGCGTGCGCTACCTGCGGAACATGGGCGCGCCGACCACGGTCGTCGCCGTCGACGCCCTCGGCTCGGTGACCTTCGGCGGGCCACCCGGCCGCCGGCTGCTGCCGGGCCTCGGTGCGAGCCGGCGCCCCGAGATCTTCCACGACGACGGCTCCTTCCTGAAGGCGGTCATCGGCGAGGAGGACACCATCCGCGCCTGCCGCCGGGTGGCCCGCGAGTACGGACTGCTGCTCGGGGGCTCGTCCGGCACCGTCCTGGCCGCCGTGGACTCCTTCCGCGACCGGATCGCGCCCGGCAGCCGCGTCCTGGCCATCTCCCCGGACATGGGGGACGGCTATCTCGACTCGATCTACGACGACCGCTGGGTCGCCGAACGCTTCGGGGTCGGGGCGCTCGAACCCGCCCGGCCCGTCCGCTCCCCCCGGTCCCCCGTCTCCCAAGGAACCCTCCATGTCTGA
- the sbnB gene encoding 2,3-diaminopropionate biosynthesis protein SbnB: MSESPTTPTTPATEEAPATEPVVPAFSVLNGRDVVTLLDGRERETIDRVARAYLAHEAGDSVNPDSYFLRFPQKPEARIIALPAYLGGDVEMAGLKWIGSFPGNVASGLPRASAVLVLNDFATGYPVAVMEAGTVSAARTAASAALAATTLGVGKPRSVGVVGGGVIARTICRYLAAADVPLTEVRCHDLDAASATALACHLRERYGSEAVPAGLAEALDCDLVVLATTAAEPYVPADTRFRPGQLVLNISLRDLAPEILFEVDNVFDDVEHCMKANTSPHLAEQLSGGREFVTGTLAGVINGTVALDPERATVFSPFGLGVLDLAVGHDLYRCARDKGLLVELPDFFGETRRWPSSV, encoded by the coding sequence ATGTCTGAGTCCCCGACCACACCGACCACCCCGGCCACCGAAGAGGCCCCGGCCACCGAGCCGGTCGTGCCCGCGTTCTCCGTGCTCAACGGGCGGGACGTGGTGACGCTGCTCGACGGCCGCGAGCGCGAGACCATCGACCGGGTCGCGCGCGCCTACCTGGCCCACGAGGCCGGCGACAGCGTCAACCCCGACAGCTACTTCCTGCGCTTCCCGCAGAAGCCGGAGGCCCGGATCATCGCCCTCCCCGCCTACCTGGGCGGGGACGTGGAGATGGCCGGCCTGAAGTGGATCGGCAGCTTCCCCGGCAACGTCGCCTCCGGGCTGCCCCGGGCCTCGGCCGTCCTCGTCCTCAACGACTTCGCCACCGGCTACCCCGTCGCCGTGATGGAGGCCGGAACCGTGAGCGCCGCCCGCACGGCCGCCTCGGCGGCCCTGGCCGCGACCACCCTCGGCGTCGGGAAGCCGCGCTCGGTGGGTGTGGTCGGCGGCGGCGTGATCGCCCGGACCATCTGCCGCTACCTGGCCGCCGCGGACGTGCCGCTGACCGAGGTTCGCTGCCACGACCTCGACGCCGCCTCCGCCACGGCGCTCGCCTGCCACCTGCGGGAGCGGTACGGCTCCGAGGCCGTCCCGGCCGGCCTGGCCGAGGCCCTCGACTGCGACCTCGTCGTCCTCGCCACCACCGCCGCGGAGCCGTACGTCCCGGCCGACACCCGGTTCCGCCCCGGACAGCTCGTCCTCAACATCTCCCTGCGCGACCTGGCTCCCGAGATCCTCTTCGAGGTCGACAACGTCTTCGACGACGTCGAGCACTGCATGAAGGCCAACACCTCGCCCCACCTGGCCGAACAGCTCAGCGGTGGCCGCGAGTTCGTCACCGGCACCCTCGCCGGCGTAATCAACGGGACGGTGGCCCTCGACCCCGAACGGGCCACCGTCTTCTCCCCGTTCGGCCTCGGCGTCCTCGACCTCGCCGTCGGCCACGACCTGTACCGGTGCGCCCGTGACAAGGGCCTGCTCGTCGAGCTGCCGGACTTCTTCGGCGAGACCCGGCGCTGGCCGAGCTCCGTCTGA
- a CDS encoding nuclear transport factor 2 family protein: MTAISHAGADLFAGHAEDSPEAAAIARVIRHFDLIDTGDVASMVFLFAPDAIYHRPGHEPFLGRSGIRDFYTRIRPIRSGRHSLETAIAHGRNVSVHGAFRGVLHDGSPVDLRFSDFFVVDGEGAFLRRDTFVFAPH, encoded by the coding sequence ATGACCGCCATCTCCCACGCCGGTGCGGACCTGTTCGCCGGCCATGCCGAGGACTCGCCCGAGGCGGCCGCCATCGCCCGCGTGATCCGTCACTTCGACCTGATCGACACGGGGGACGTGGCCTCGATGGTCTTTCTCTTCGCCCCGGACGCGATCTACCACCGGCCCGGCCACGAACCCTTCCTCGGCCGGTCCGGCATCCGGGACTTCTACACGCGGATCCGCCCGATCCGCTCCGGGCGGCACAGCCTGGAGACGGCCATCGCCCACGGCCGGAACGTCTCCGTTCACGGCGCCTTCCGGGGGGTCCTGCACGACGGCTCCCCGGTGGACCTGCGGTTCTCCGACTTCTTCGTCGTGGACGGGGAGGGCGCTTTCCTCCGCCGCGACACCTTCGTCTTCGCCCCGCACTGA